One Alkalinema sp. FACHB-956 DNA segment encodes these proteins:
- a CDS encoding radical SAM protein: MVSPFAAERLLFTPATSTADAIPLIFAFPNEYTIGITSLGYQVVWATLAARSDLAVSRLFTDLHEALPTQPEILGFSVSWELDYVNILAMLEQLQIPIWSRDRTDSHPIVFGGGPVLTANPEPFADFFDVVLLGDGEILLDAFINAYQEVRHADRATQLKYLAQVPGIYVPSLYEVTYDGADGAVLGIAPIEAIVPAQVQKQTYRGNTLSVSSVVTEKAAWENIFMVEVVRSCPEMCRFCLASYLTLPFRPASLEESLIPAIQQGLAVTNRLGLLGASVTQHPEFDLLLDYLNQSQYDDVRLSIASVRTNTVTEKLAETLVKHDTRSITIAVESGSDRIRNVVNKKLTNDEIINAGINAKAGGLSNIKLYGMVGIPSEELDDVEQTVAMLKALKKAAPGLRLTWGCSTFVPKAHTPFQWYGVNKQAEKRLQFLQKQLRPQGIEFRPESFNWSVIQTLLSRGDRRLSQLLALVRHYGDTLGSYRRAFKELKGQLPDLDFYVYDQWPIDRVLPWSHLQGPLPIGTLQKHLEMARSYF; the protein is encoded by the coding sequence GTGGTGTCTCCCTTCGCTGCTGAGCGTTTATTATTTACGCCTGCTACTTCCACTGCCGATGCTATTCCGTTAATTTTTGCGTTTCCCAATGAGTACACGATTGGGATTACGAGCTTGGGTTACCAGGTGGTGTGGGCAACGCTGGCGGCCCGATCGGACTTGGCGGTGAGTCGGCTGTTTACGGATCTGCATGAGGCATTACCGACGCAGCCGGAGATTTTGGGATTTTCGGTGTCCTGGGAATTGGACTATGTCAATATTCTGGCGATGCTGGAGCAGTTGCAGATTCCCATTTGGAGTCGCGATCGCACCGATTCCCATCCGATCGTCTTTGGGGGGGGGCCGGTTCTGACGGCTAATCCGGAACCCTTTGCGGACTTTTTTGATGTGGTGCTGTTGGGCGATGGGGAGATTTTGTTGGATGCGTTTATTAACGCTTATCAAGAAGTGCGCCATGCCGATCGGGCGACGCAACTGAAGTATTTGGCGCAGGTACCGGGAATTTATGTGCCGAGTTTGTATGAGGTGACCTACGATGGTGCGGATGGTGCGGTTTTAGGGATTGCACCGATCGAGGCGATCGTGCCGGCGCAGGTGCAAAAGCAGACCTATCGGGGCAATACATTATCGGTGTCCAGTGTCGTGACGGAGAAGGCGGCCTGGGAAAACATCTTTATGGTGGAGGTGGTGCGCAGTTGTCCAGAGATGTGTCGCTTCTGCCTTGCCAGTTATCTGACGTTGCCGTTTCGGCCTGCCAGTTTAGAAGAGTCGTTGATTCCAGCGATTCAGCAAGGATTGGCGGTTACGAATCGTTTAGGATTGCTGGGTGCATCGGTGACGCAACATCCAGAGTTTGATTTGCTGTTGGATTATTTGAATCAGTCCCAGTACGATGATGTTCGGCTAAGTATTGCGTCTGTGAGGACGAATACGGTTACGGAAAAGTTGGCAGAAACGTTGGTGAAGCATGATACCCGATCGATCACGATCGCGGTGGAAAGTGGCAGCGATCGCATTCGTAATGTGGTGAATAAAAAGCTGACGAATGATGAAATTATCAATGCGGGCATCAATGCTAAAGCGGGTGGTTTAAGTAACATTAAGCTCTATGGAATGGTGGGAATTCCCAGTGAAGAATTGGATGATGTGGAACAAACGGTTGCAATGCTGAAGGCGTTGAAAAAAGCGGCTCCGGGATTACGGCTGACTTGGGGTTGTAGCACGTTTGTGCCCAAGGCCCATACGCCGTTTCAGTGGTATGGGGTCAATAAGCAGGCGGAGAAGCGTTTACAGTTTTTGCAGAAGCAATTGCGACCCCAGGGCATTGAGTTTCGGCCTGAGAGTTTCAATTGGTCGGTAATTCAAACGTTGTTGTCACGGGGCGATCGACGGTTGTCGCAGCTTTTGGCGTTGGTGCGGCATTATGGGGATACGTTGGGCAGTTATCGGCGGGCTTTTAAGGAGTTGAAAGGTCAGTTGCCGGATTTGGATTTTTATGTGTACGACCAGTGGCCGATCGATCGGGTGTTGCCTTGGAGTCATTTGCAGGGGCCGTTGCCGATCGGGACGTTGCAGAAGCATTTGGAAATGGCGCGATCGTATTTTTAA
- the apcB gene encoding allophycocyanin subunit beta — MRDAVTSLIRNYDITGRYFDRTAIESLKAYFDTGMARVQAAAVINSNPSAIVKQAASQLFEEVPELIRPSGNAYTTRRYAACLRDMDYYLRYASYALVAGDSDVLDERVLEGLRETYNSLDVPVGPTVRGIQIMKDIVREQVAAAGISPASIVDEPFEYMARSLAEKNI; from the coding sequence ATGCGGGACGCAGTAACAAGCCTGATTAGAAACTACGACATTACAGGGCGATATTTCGATCGAACCGCGATCGAAAGCCTCAAGGCTTATTTCGATACGGGTATGGCGCGGGTTCAGGCTGCTGCCGTCATCAACTCCAATCCATCGGCGATCGTCAAACAGGCGGCCTCTCAACTGTTTGAAGAAGTGCCTGAACTGATTCGCCCCAGCGGGAATGCCTACACCACCCGCCGCTATGCTGCCTGCCTGCGGGATATGGACTACTACCTGCGCTATGCCAGCTATGCCTTGGTTGCGGGGGACAGCGATGTCCTAGATGAACGGGTTCTGGAAGGGCTCCGGGAAACCTATAACTCCCTAGATGTCCCCGTCGGCCCCACGGTACGCGGCATCCAGATCATGAAGGACATCGTGCGGGAACAAGTGGCTGCGGCTGGGATCAGCCCCGCTAGCATTGTGGACGAGCCCTTCGAATACATGGCCCGTTCCCTGGCTGAGAAAAATATCTAG
- a CDS encoding type II toxin-antitoxin system ParD family antitoxin — protein sequence MNITLRPEQQAFLQTQLESGAYINPDDLINDAIALLAAKHQKLRELQQMIEIGTEQIQRGEVTDGEQVFDRLQTQYGFSTES from the coding sequence AGACCCGAACAACAAGCATTTCTTCAGACACAGCTCGAATCCGGTGCATACATCAACCCAGACGATCTCATTAACGATGCGATCGCCCTTCTCGCAGCCAAGCACCAAAAACTACGCGAACTCCAACAAATGATTGAGATTGGGACTGAACAAATTCAACGCGGAGAAGTCACTGACGGGGAACAAGTCTTTGATCGGTTACAAACTCAGTATGGCTTTTCCACGGAATCATGA
- a CDS encoding type II toxin-antitoxin system RelE/ParE family toxin, producing MNTYSFSAEAIRDLESICQYISQNNDWAASKTFDAIRKKAKLLAQFPSMGKAYNQLAPNLRGAPVEDYLIFYYPRPDGIDIVRIISGYRDLEQLF from the coding sequence ATGAATACCTATTCATTCTCCGCAGAAGCCATTCGGGACTTAGAGTCTATTTGCCAGTATATTTCTCAAAACAACGACTGGGCCGCCAGCAAAACGTTTGATGCAATCCGAAAAAAGGCAAAGCTCCTCGCTCAATTTCCTAGTATGGGTAAGGCATACAATCAACTCGCTCCCAATCTCAGAGGTGCCCCTGTAGAAGACTACCTGATTTTTTATTATCCCAGGCCAGACGGTATTGATATTGTGAGAATCATAAGTGGCTATCGAGATCTAGAACAACTTTTCTAG
- a CDS encoding DUF5674 family protein → MILILHSRATPEQMRAMLEVLGVYVKLVADIDRNILAGGGELHADCEQVLLKNGSRQTDLWGADWYPFNQTVGHESIINIRPSANNRSMEIQDPIIRSKVNDIIYRFLGGVQWQ, encoded by the coding sequence ATGATTCTCATCCTGCATAGTCGTGCCACCCCTGAACAAATGCGGGCGATGCTCGAAGTCTTGGGGGTTTATGTTAAGTTGGTAGCGGACATCGATCGCAATATTTTGGCGGGAGGTGGAGAGCTACATGCAGACTGTGAACAAGTCTTGCTAAAAAATGGTAGCCGTCAGACTGACCTTTGGGGTGCTGATTGGTATCCGTTTAACCAGACCGTTGGGCATGAATCAATTATCAACATTCGACCCAGTGCCAATAATCGATCGATGGAAATTCAAGATCCAATCATTCGATCTAAAGTGAATGATATTATTTATCGTTTTTTGGGTGGTGTGCAATGGCAATAA
- the glnA gene encoding type I glutamate--ammonia ligase, translated as MATPQEILAQLGEGKIELVDLKFIDTPGIWQHLTLHYDQIDESSFTLGVPFDGSSIRGWKSINESDMMMVPDPSTAWIDPFMEVPTLSLICSIKEPRTGQAYSRDPRSIAQKAVDYVQAAGFGDTIFFGPEAEFFIFDDVRYDQNQHEGYYHVDSSEGIWNSGRQEPGGNLAYKPRNKEGYFPVAPTDTSQDMRSEMLLLMKKLGVPIEKHHHEVATGGQCELGFRFGTLIQAADWLMTYKYVIKNVARKYGKTVTFMPKPVFGDNGSGMHCHQSIWKDGQNTFAGDQYAGLSQNALWYIGGILKHAPSLLAFTNPTTNSYKRLVPGFEAPVNLAYSQGNRSASVRIPLSGDNPKAKRLEFRCPDATSNPYLAFAAMVCAGIDGIKNQIDPGEPLDVDIYELSPEELAKVPSTPGSLAEALKNLENDHEYLTAGGVFTEDFIQSWISYKLDREVIPVQIRPHPYEFMLYYDC; from the coding sequence ATGGCCACCCCGCAGGAGATCCTGGCGCAACTGGGCGAAGGGAAAATCGAATTAGTCGATCTGAAATTTATCGACACCCCAGGGATTTGGCAGCACCTTACCCTGCACTACGACCAAATTGATGAGAGCAGCTTTACACTGGGCGTGCCCTTCGATGGTTCTAGTATTCGGGGTTGGAAGTCCATCAACGAGTCGGACATGATGATGGTGCCCGATCCCAGCACTGCGTGGATCGATCCGTTCATGGAAGTGCCCACCCTCAGCCTGATCTGCTCGATTAAGGAGCCCCGGACTGGCCAAGCCTATAGCCGTGACCCACGATCGATCGCGCAAAAGGCTGTAGATTACGTGCAAGCAGCTGGTTTCGGCGATACGATTTTCTTCGGGCCAGAAGCTGAATTCTTCATTTTTGATGATGTCCGTTACGACCAAAACCAGCATGAAGGCTACTACCACGTAGATAGCTCTGAAGGGATTTGGAACTCTGGTCGCCAGGAGCCCGGCGGTAACTTGGCGTACAAGCCTCGGAACAAAGAAGGTTACTTCCCCGTTGCGCCCACCGACACCTCTCAAGACATGCGGTCTGAGATGCTGTTGCTGATGAAGAAGCTGGGTGTGCCGATCGAAAAACACCACCACGAAGTGGCAACGGGCGGCCAGTGCGAATTGGGCTTCCGGTTCGGTACCCTGATCCAAGCGGCTGACTGGTTGATGACCTACAAGTACGTCATTAAGAATGTGGCACGCAAGTACGGCAAGACCGTGACCTTCATGCCCAAGCCGGTCTTTGGCGACAACGGTTCTGGGATGCACTGCCACCAGTCCATCTGGAAAGATGGACAAAACACCTTCGCGGGTGACCAGTATGCAGGGCTGAGCCAAAACGCGCTGTGGTACATCGGCGGTATCCTGAAGCACGCACCTTCCTTGCTGGCCTTCACCAACCCCACCACCAACTCCTACAAGCGTTTGGTGCCTGGGTTTGAAGCGCCGGTGAACCTAGCCTACTCCCAAGGGAACCGTTCTGCTTCCGTGCGGATTCCCCTCTCCGGTGACAATCCCAAGGCGAAGCGCTTGGAGTTCCGTTGCCCCGACGCAACCTCCAACCCCTACCTGGCCTTTGCTGCGATGGTTTGCGCAGGGATTGATGGGATCAAGAACCAAATCGATCCGGGCGAACCGTTGGATGTGGACATCTACGAACTGTCTCCGGAAGAATTGGCGAAGGTTCCTTCCACGCCGGGTTCCTTGGCAGAAGCGCTGAAGAATCTGGAAAACGACCACGAGTACCTGACGGCGGGTGGCGTGTTTACAGAAGACTTCATCCAATCCTGGATCAGCTACAAGCTCGATCGGGAAGTGATTCCGGTTCAAATCCGGCCTCACCCCTATGAGTTCATGCTCTACTACGATTGCTAA